TCGGGTTGGGCCAGACGGCCCCTACTCCGCGAGTGGGGCCCCCGGTGGGAGCATAAGCGGCGCTTGCGCGGGCGGTAGCACTATTGGGATCGCCCCGACCGCGAGCTGCGCAATGATCTGCCCGGCGCCGATCAGCAACGTCACCGTCACCGGGTGCTGCTCGGCCCAGTCGACCACCTTCGCCATCCAGCGGGTGACGCCCAACTTTGGTTGACTCGGCTTCCCGTCGTGTACGAGATCTGCCCCCCGACAACGCAACAGGGGACATGCGTCACGAAGGCGCGCTTTGTTGATCGCGATACGTGCGAGCGCCATCGCCGGCTCGATAGCGCATTCTGTAATCTCGCCGATGCGGACGTGACACGGCGGATCGTCTGCGAGGAACGCCAATCGGTGACTGGCGCGTATGGGCGCTGCGGCGGCGGGTGATAGTTGTACGTGTGTCATGCCGACGTAGTTCGATGACACCGCGATAACGTAGACCGCGTATCGTGCGCCATGCGAATAGCCACCGCCCCCCGAGCGTCGCGTGCTGCGATTCCGGCGCGCGGCCGTCTGCTTATTCGGCCCTCAGGGCTCCGTGACTCACCTGCACTCCTGCGACGCCGCGCTCGGGACCACGCCGGCCGCGGCGGCGTAGATCGGGGCCGACCCCTAGGCTCGTGTCATCAACGACGCAGCTGTACGCCCTGTACGAATGCTGTGACCGCCGCGACCATCTCGCCCACCAGCGGCACGGTTGGATCGAGATAGAATCGCTGCTGTTCGGCCATCGAGGCGGGCGTGAACTTCAAGACGTGATTCATCCCGACGATCCGTGCGACCTTTGCGCGTGGCAGTGCAGAGGCGAGTAGGTCCGCTTCCGACGTGGGCGCCTGCAGATCATGGGTTCCCTGCACGATGAGCACGGGCATCGTCAGCTTCGCTATCTCCGTCACCCCGCTGTACCGAAACCACGAGATCAAATACGGCTGAACGCTCGGCCGGAAAAGGGCCGCCAAGGCCGCCGGCGTGTTCGATACCGTATCGCCGCGTACGAGACTGGCGAAGACGCTATCCGTTTGCGCCAAGAGCGCTGGCGGGAGCTGCTGTGCGAGCTGGTCATGCAGGACGTGATCCGCACGACGTGCGACGCCCGCGACAGAGATATAGCCATCGGCTTTTGCGGTCCCGGCGGCCAACATGCCGAGCAACGACCCTTCGCTATGCCCGAGGATGACGATACTCGAGAAGCGTCGGTCCTTTCGTATCTGCGACACCCAGTCGACAGCGTCGGTGGCGGCCGTCTCGAAACGCAGCGTACGCTCTGGCCCCATGGCACTGGCACTGGCGCCAACACCGCGCTTGTCGTACCGCAATGAGGCGATGCCCTGAGCGGCCAGGCTGTCCGCCAACAAGCGATACATCTCTGGTCCGGTCGACAGGCCGACGGTGTTCCCGTTGCGATCCGTCGGGCCGGAACCGGCGATGATGAGCACGAGTGGATATGGTGCCCCACCGCCCACCGGAAGCTGCAGGGTGCCGGAGAGGACGCCGGACGGTGTCGTCAGTGTCGCCGGCTCCACGCTCTGCGCGCTGAGACGGGGGGTAAGAAGCACGAGCGCGCCACAGGCGAAAGCAACGCGGCGCCAGAAATCACGCATGTGAAACATTGCTAAGGGCAAGTAACGGAGCACGTTCGATGGTGATCGGACGCGCCTCGGAGTCATGGGGGCTCGCCGCGCCCGTTCCTGTGAGGTCCGCGAACAGGCGGTGCGTCGCGGCCGGCGTGGCACCATTCACCATGACCACACCGTCCCGTGAGAAGATGGTCACGTACGGCGGTCGGCTGACATTCACGAACAACCGGACCGTGCCGTATGGCCGCATCGCAAACGTGCCCGCGTACGCGCTGCCGCCTTGAAAGCCGCCCATCTTCGATCCGAGTCCTGAAATCTTCGACGTTAGTCGCACGCTGTCGATGCGGCTTCGCGCGATCTCGGAGGTGTATCCAGCCGCGCGGACTGAGAACGACGACGGCGTCACCGTGATCTTTGCCGGGCGCGAACCAAGGATGAGCATGGCAGCGATGAGCAGGAAGGACGCGAAGATGATGCCGAGCGCCAACTGCCCCCGGCCTTCGGTCGCTGCATCCCCTCCGTGGTCGCGTACCGGCTTTGCATCAGCCGGCTCACCGTCCTGCAGGGGTACGTCCAGCGATGTCATTCGTTCCTCGCGATCAGTGTGACCGAAGACCCAGCTCAATGAAAATCTACTCGCGGTACACGCACGATCAACATCATTGTACGCTGATGGCCGTGTTGGCGACTGCGCGCACGCTGACTGCGAGAAAGGCGATGACTGTGAGGTGACGCGTAGAGTGCATGATGCCGCATGCGCCTACCCACCGCCTCCGGGCGCCGTGTTCTACTGCTTCAGCGCGCGGCCGTCGCTTTGTTCAGTCCCCGTGCTTCCGTGATCTACCTACACTCCCATGTCCCGACGCTGGGTACCACGCCGGCCGCGGCGGCGTGGAGTGGGGGCGAGGAAGCCCGCCGGGCGGGGGTGCAGTTAAGGACCATGGCCGTCGGCGCGGCGGCCGACGCGGCCTCCGCCAAGGTCAATCGCCCCTGACAGACGCCGTCAAATGCTTTTCACGGCCTAACTGTCAACTTCTTTTCCGAGCGGCTGTCAGCGAATTCTCCGAAACGGCACCGCGAATTGTCCGAAACGGCACAGAAGGCTTTCGCATCACGGCAATAGAACCCTAAACCGCCGGCGCGGCGCTACCGATGCGCATCCCGGGAGGTCGCCACCCGCTTCGTGCGCGCCAGGACCGTCGTGTCCTCCGCAGCGGCACGCAGCGCCGCCCAGTCCTTAGGCGGGGTGCCGTCGGCGACCATGTCGCGAAACACGGCGTACGCGTCGGTGCGGCTGCCGTAGGTCCGCAGATTCTGCTCGTCGTTCACCCACGCGTACACAATGAGGCGCGCCGTCGAGTCGAAGCGGTAGAACAAGCGGTAGCGGCCGTTCCCGGTCTTTCCGCGGAACCAGCCGGCAGGCAATGCATCCCCGCCGCGATAGATCGGGTCGCCTGGCCGCTGGGGGATCTTGTCGAACATGAGGTCCAGGAGGTGCCCCAGCAGCTTCGCGTTGGGGCCCGGCGCGCCGTGCGGCTCCTTCGCCCGCTCCCGCGCGACGACCGCAGTGAGCGTCTCGATCTTCTCGAGCAGCAGCGGGTGCATCAGAATCGACCAGCCGTGCGCAGCGGGGAGCGTCGTCGCCGCTGCGGACGCATCCGCTGCGCCCTGCCGCTGCTCCCCAGCGCGGCCCGCGCCTGCCTTGCCCCCCTTCGTCTTCGGCTTCCGGTCGATCATGCGCGCGACTCAGAGCCGCATCGCCCCCTCAAGGGGGGCGTCATGGTCGATCTCCACGTCCGCGGTCAGCGCGCGGGCGTGCTCCAGCAGCGCCGCTGGGAACGCGACGGCGCCGCCCACGGCGGGGCCTGCCGCGATGTGGTGGCCGAGGAGCGCCAGGAACTGCTGGAGGACGGGGTCCACGTGCTCGCCAACCGCCTGGGGATTCACCAAGCGGACGCCTTCCTGATCGATCACGTAGCCAAGCTCGCCGCCACCCGTGAGGCCGAGCAGTTCGCGGACGACGGGGGGAATCGTGGTCTGATCGCGAACGGTGATACGCCGGGTGATCATCCCGGGCCGTGCGTCGGTGCGTGAGAACGGGCCCGCCCCGCGGCCCTCACGGTCGCCGGCGCCGCGCGTGATCGCCGTCTTCCGAACGGAGACGAACTTGCGCATCGTGGCGCGGCCCTTGCCGACCTTCCCCCCCTTGCCCGTGGACTTCGCCGGCTTTGCGGACTTCGCGGCCGCGCCCGACTTGGCAGGCGTCGGCCCATTCGTGGTCGAGGGCGTCTTCGAGGGCATGGATCGCTCCGGATTGGGTGACCAGTGTAAGGTAATGCATTTGCATTGTGCCAGCAACCCGCAAGCAATGCAGTGGCATTGTACCGGCCGGGTGCCGCCCCCGCGCTGACAGTGGTCGCGACAACGCGCCGCCGATGCAGACCGGGGGGGGCAGTCTGCCGTCGCCCGAGGCGGCGCGAACGCCTGGGCGGGGTAAGTCCAATTCGGAATAGTCCAATCCGGACTCGATTCTCCCCGCCATGCCGAAACCGGGGACGGGCGTGGGAAAGGGCGCGCGGCCGAAGCCGACCGCAACGGCAGGAGGCCCGCGCTGCAGAGGAGCGGGCGGCGCGCCGCGGTCTCGGACTCGTGCTTGGCGAACGCCCGAAAGACTTTTCGCAGTCGGGTGTGGCGTCCCGGCTCGGCTTCAGTCAGAGCTGGTTGGCGGACATCGAGCAGGGCAACCGCACGTTGACGGTCTTCGAGGCCCACCACATCGCCCAGGGGCTCAACGCGACGCCCGACGTGCTGCTGCAGGCGCCGTCGGCCGAGGAGCGGAAAGAGATGGACCGCGTGGTTCGGGACATTCAGCGCGCTCGAGCGCGTGAGGGGATCACCGCGGAACAACTCGCTGCCGTCCGAGCGGACGCGCAGAATCGGCGCATGCGGTCGTCACCACGGAGCCGACGCGAGCAGAGGCCCGGCGGACGGCAAACGAGGCCGACCGTCTGATCGGGAGTGGGCTCCTCTTCGCGGCTGTCGGCTGATCATCCGCACGGCGGCCCCGGATGGGCGAGTGATTCGTATCGCTGGCCGCCGACATGGCATTCGCATGTGCCTGGGCGCATGGGCCGTCAGCGGCGCTCGTGCGAGCATGTACGCTTGCGCCTGCACGACAACGCAGATACGCTCTGGTGGTATCGCGGACGATGGCCACACACGAGATCAAGCCCCCGTTCACCGACAGCACCGCGCTCCGGACATTCCAACCGAAGAAGCCCAATGATCAATCAGGGATTGCAGCGAAACCGATCCAGCGGCCTTGTGGCGGCCGTGGTCGTAATGGCCGTCGTCATTGCGACCTATCTCGTTCTCCCCGAAGCGTTGCGGTCATCGACCAAGGTGGTCCTTTCGCTGCAGGCGGCCTCGGTCGCGATCTTTGGGCTCAGCGTGGTGGGCCTGCGGGGCCTTCCGCCGGTGTCGGCCCCCCGTGCGGTGGGCATCGCGATCTTCCTCGGATTCGCGGCGCTCTTCATCGGCCGACTGTGTGAGGTGTTGTTTCCCGCGTCGGTGGCGCAGTTGGACTGGCCGGGCGTGATCTATCTACTCGGCGTCACGGCATTCGCTTGGGCGGCGCTTCGCGCGAAGGCGATCATCTAGGTCGAGCCTGGGCGGGTAGGCGCATGGGCGAGTGGGTAGCGATGCGGGATGCCCGTCCAGCAGAAGCGCGGAATCGTCACGGTAAACACGAAGGCCCCGGAGCAATCCGGGGCCTTCGTCGTTATGTCGGGTGTCGCGATGGTGAAGGCAAGAGGGTTTCAAGTAAACCGGAAGATTGCAAACCAAGGCAGACAGGCTCACGCCGCTTGGCGGGCGTTTGGCTCACACTCCGCGGCGGGATTGGCTCACGCCGATTGGCGGTGGGGCGGAAGCCAGGCGGCTCAGGCCTCCCGTCAGGCTGCAACAGTTGGTCGAAACGGCTTCAGGCGGAGCTTCGACTGTTCGCGTCGCACTTTTGCCTCATCATACGCCGACTGCATCGCCAGCATCGTGCTCATCTCCAGGCCGAACACCTGCTCGAGGCGCAACGCCATTTCAGCCGAGAGGTCAGCGTGACCATTGAGCAGCTTGGAAAGCGTCGGGCGGGCCACGCCAAGCAGCGTGGCGGCGTCGGTCACGGCGAGCGCATTGGCGTCAAGAACCTCTTCACGAAGAAACGAACCCGGATGTGGTGGTGAATGCATCGGCATCACGATTCTCCTTTGCGACCTTCGGACTGTTAGTGATAGTCTTCGAGGTTGAGGTTGCACAAACGCCCGTGCGCGTCCACCCTGAACGACTAGCGCCAGTTTCCCGTCACGTACAACGCCCACGTGCCGCCCCGATTTCCCGACAAGCGATGGGCTTTCCACTTCAGCACGGGTGCGAGCAGTTCCCGCGTGTCGCTCATCGCATCGAGAAATCCCAACATGTTCCGCAGTTTCTGGGCGGAGCGCGCGGGTACCCCGTGATCACTGTTCTGGTGATACAGCTGGCGGAGCCCCTTGTGCGCGAACGACGCAATCCGCATTTCGAGTGTAGCCTGTAACGTTACGGGCGTCAAGTGAACCGCCCCGGGTGATACAGTTCAGCGCATCCTCGTCGCAACATACGACGCAGCGTCAGTCCGCTGTCACCTTCACGTTTACCGCGCGTAGTGGAGTTA
The window above is part of the Gemmatimonas sp. genome. Proteins encoded here:
- a CDS encoding type II toxin-antitoxin system YhaV family toxin; translation: MIDRKPKTKGGKAGAGRAGEQRQGAADASAAATTLPAAHGWSILMHPLLLEKIETLTAVVARERAKEPHGAPGPNAKLLGHLLDLMFDKIPQRPGDPIYRGGDALPAGWFRGKTGNGRYRLFYRFDSTARLIVYAWVNDEQNLRTYGSRTDAYAVFRDMVADGTPPKDWAALRAAAEDTTVLARTKRVATSRDAHR
- a CDS encoding helix-turn-helix domain-containing protein, which produces MVATTRRRCRPGGAVCRRPRRRERLGGVSPIRNSPIRTRFSPPCRNRGRAWERARGRSRPQRQEARAAEERAARRGLGLVLGERPKDFSQSGVASRLGFSQSWLADIEQGNRTLTVFEAHHIAQGLNATPDVLLQAPSAEERKEMDRVVRDIQRARAREGITAEQLAAVRADAQNRRMRSSPRSRREQRPGGRQTRPTV
- a CDS encoding PH domain-containing protein; this encodes MTSLDVPLQDGEPADAKPVRDHGGDAATEGRGQLALGIIFASFLLIAAMLILGSRPAKITVTPSSFSVRAAGYTSEIARSRIDSVRLTSKISGLGSKMGGFQGGSAYAGTFAMRPYGTVRLFVNVSRPPYVTIFSRDGVVMVNGATPAATHRLFADLTGTGAASPHDSEARPITIERAPLLALSNVSHA
- a CDS encoding type II toxin-antitoxin system RelE/ParE family toxin gives rise to the protein MRIASFAHKGLRQLYHQNSDHGVPARSAQKLRNMLGFLDAMSDTRELLAPVLKWKAHRLSGNRGGTWALYVTGNWR
- a CDS encoding type II toxin-antitoxin system PrlF family antitoxin, giving the protein MPSKTPSTTNGPTPAKSGAAAKSAKPAKSTGKGGKVGKGRATMRKFVSVRKTAITRGAGDREGRGAGPFSRTDARPGMITRRITVRDQTTIPPVVRELLGLTGGGELGYVIDQEGVRLVNPQAVGEHVDPVLQQFLALLGHHIAAGPAVGGAVAFPAALLEHARALTADVEIDHDAPLEGAMRL
- a CDS encoding HigA family addiction module antitoxin; protein product: MPMHSPPHPGSFLREEVLDANALAVTDAATLLGVARPTLSKLLNGHADLSAEMALRLEQVFGLEMSTMLAMQSAYDEAKVRREQSKLRLKPFRPTVAA
- a CDS encoding alpha/beta fold hydrolase; this translates as MRDFWRRVAFACGALVLLTPRLSAQSVEPATLTTPSGVLSGTLQLPVGGGAPYPLVLIIAGSGPTDRNGNTVGLSTGPEMYRLLADSLAAQGIASLRYDKRGVGASASAMGPERTLRFETAATDAVDWVSQIRKDRRFSSIVILGHSEGSLLGMLAAGTAKADGYISVAGVARRADHVLHDQLAQQLPPALLAQTDSVFASLVRGDTVSNTPAALAALFRPSVQPYLISWFRYSGVTEIAKLTMPVLIVQGTHDLQAPTSEADLLASALPRAKVARIVGMNHVLKFTPASMAEQQRFYLDPTVPLVGEMVAAVTAFVQGVQLRR